In the genome of Pichia kudriavzevii chromosome 4, complete sequence, one region contains:
- a CDS encoding uncharacterized protein (PKUD0D00160; similar to Saccharomyces cerevisiae YER080W (AIM9); ancestral locus Anc_7.271) — MLSRSTRTALKYSRSILRTPRKVSICALNQVRFQSTKIGTAPKETTTNLFDDSDPKRNHIFEYSWGTWLKNDKQEKQKRFTKFSIQGLNETLKNINSLGKSLGETNPDAIERVDKVKVLSNNIKNFFGNDGEVKDINQVLSLHEGKHHRIYRIQLEGLDKKLVLRLPYSLGSKVFTKRKIESEVATMDFLSNALNLNIPKVLAYSGEYDNQLGHPFMLMEYIEDVESSLMKKWNPLVDSKDDRLDCNEAISQLNEVIEPLADFNKIVGDFIFDNYGSIYFKDDCPKGLEAIAYEGQDRWVIGPSVESAYYRNKEYVAGEDIDRYVGPWKRSEPLKMIQDLVDLEILSLRNRLAAIEKGENVKDDIADLKDAIKIFEKLRLVAGEMFNLNPKETIIPNLAELLKPRLLIGDLDPMNVLVRKDNKGFEFLDFENCVVKPFLISNYPKFLEYNGEKIFSLQQEVNNFNQLDDVEKEQYRFMFKRTRNQFLWEVSINKNSKELVGVISPVIKLVKSCYLNILNFKNLKDALYIENGLIEISTMWENYNGNGVLGKAKGEPNPIKFNENEINEFAKKIQEYEISNGSKPFTATGGWVPQDMFNRLEEQGLLIKDNDKDEWKIDTDKVLK; from the coding sequence ATGTTATCTAGATCAACTAGAACTGCTTTAAAATACTCTAGGAGTATTCTGAGGACTCCACGCAAAGTTAGTATTTGTGCACTGAATCAGGTCAGATTCCAGTCTACCAAAATTGGCACCGCACCAAAGGAGACAACAACTAACTTGTTCGATGATTCTGATCCAAAACGTAATcatatctttgaatattcatGGGGGACATGGCTGAAAAATGATAAGCaggaaaagcaaaaaagaTTCACCAAGTTTTCAATCCAAGGTTTAAACGAAACTctcaaaaatatcaattcATTAGGCAAGTCACTTGGTGAAACCAATCCTGATGCTATAGAAAGGGTTGATAAAGTAAAGGTTTTGAGcaataatatcaaaaatttctttggaaatgaTGGAGAAGTCAAGGATATCAATCAAGTCTTGTCATTACATGAAGGAAAACACCACAGAATTTATAGAATTCAACTTGAAGGATTGGATAAGAAACTAGTGCTGAGATTACCTTACTCATTGGGATCCAAAGTTTTcacaaagaggaaaattGAATCTGAGGTTGCTACAATGGACTTTTTATCAAACGCGTTAAACCTAAACATTCCAAAAGTCTTGGCTTATTCCGGTGAGTATGACAATCAACTTGGACATCCTTTCATGTTAATGGAGTATATTGAGGATGTTGAATCGTcattaatgaaaaaatggaatccACTAGTTGATAGTAAGGACGATAGGTTGGATTGCAATGAAGCGATCAGTCAATTGAACGAGGTCATTGAGCCATTGGCggatttcaacaaaattgTGGGCGATTTTATTTTCGATAATTATGGGTCCatttatttcaaagatgattGTCCAAAGGGCTTGGAGGCGATTGCATATGAAGGCCAAGATAGATGGGTCATTGGGCCAAGTGTTGAAAGTGCATATTATAGAAACAAGGAATATGTTGCAGGGGAAGATATCGATAGGTACGTTGGTCCATGGAAGAGATCTGAGcctttgaagatgatacAAGATCTAGTAGACTTGGAAATTTTAAGTTTAAGAAACAGATTGGcagcaattgaaaagggTGAGAATGTTAAGGATGACATTGCAGATCTGAAGGATGctatcaaaatctttgaaaaattaagaCTAGTTGCAGGAGAGATGTTTAACTTAAATCCTAAAGAAACTATCATTCCAAATCTTGCTGaacttttgaaaccaaGATTATTAATTGGAGATCTGGATCCAATGAATGTATTAGTTAGAAAAGATAACAAAGGGTTTGAATTTCTAGACTTTGAAAACTGTGTCGTCAAGCCATTCCTAATTAGTAATTATCCCAAGTTCTTGGAATATAATGGTGAAAAAATCTTTAGTTTACAACAAGAAGTGAACAATTTCAACCAATTAGATGACGTTGAAAAGGAACAATACAGATTTATGTTTAAAAGGACCAGAAACCAATTTTTATGGGAAGTTTCCATTAACAAAAACAGCAAGGAATTAGTTGGGGTTATTTCACCTGTTATTAAGCTTGTTAAGAGCTGTTACTTAAACATTCTGAATTTCAAGAACTTGAAAGATGCATtgtatattgaaaatggtttAATTGAAATATCTACAATGTGGGAGAATTACAATGGAAATGGAGTTCTAGGTAAGGCGAAGGGTGAACCTAATCCTAttaaattcaatgaaaatgagatCAATGAATTTGCCAAGAAGATTCAAGAATACGAAATTTCCAATGGCTCCAAGCCATTCACTGCAACCGGAGGTTGGGTTCCACAGGATATGTTCAATAGATTAGAGGAACAAGGCCTGCTCATTAAAGACAATGATAAAGATGAGTGGAAAATAGACACCGACAAGGTTCTCAAATAA
- a CDS encoding uncharacterized protein (PKUD0D00170; similar to Saccharomyces cerevisiae YIL072W (HOP1); ancestral locus Anc_7.269), protein MSNMTMTNTNGRRRVSERFTKQQSERTVIDILTISISCIFFLRGFFHDSFFTDDKFYINKDLANKKFKKDYIRVKKIKRNVSDDVDMILNWINISIQDALHKKYLKAINVSILLDDKVPAKVFESYVFDVKYSDIQPESISFNDDILISPVELTKLQIFNLLKKIILLTQALPPLPSKKFLSMRLLFNDKCPNDYYPEYFTDCTNCKPDSIRIPVPVYNDIVADCGGVNSVHHNVTAKLVSLSTLTNSDYENANIIDVDPFEIFGCMKEENDKEKDDIISLNTQVSQVTKDLYDMLTTYENQVHDGETQVHMKSNDASTKEIEENITISCECKAETYLPYTSLIKCQKCQKWVHKVCYSYQSNPPDFLCITCAGNISLDDDLQILFNIRKLIACYESNNTSQIVSLTTAAEQIGFTSTQMLTNQKISRSVIDAFSVLIYKGLLSFKAQKSFNHNIFSVEFDGLLVENKPISIGKYFVQPNFNNRNTINKLLDLNFNRSKSFQEILADYNQSNDETMVEDENYSETLSKYKKMKISKSKDIFQI, encoded by the coding sequence ATGTCTAACATGACCATGacaaatacaaatggtAGAAGAAGAGTATCAGAAAGGTttacaaaacaacaaagCGAGAGAACTGTTATTGATATCTTAACTATCAGCATTTcttgcattttctttttacgTGGATTTTTCCATGACAGCTTTTTCACCGATGATAAGTTTTACATCAACAAAGACCTtgcaaacaagaaattTAAGAAAGACTATATCAGagtcaaaaaaatcaaaagaaatgtATCTGATGATGTGGATATGATTCTAAACTGGATTAATATATCAATTCAAGATGCTTTACACAAGAAATATTTAAAAGCAATCAATGTGtcaattcttcttgatgATAAGGTGCCGGCAAAAGTTTTCGAGTCTTACGTTTTTGATGTAAAGTATTCTGATATACAGCCGGAATCCATTTCCttcaatgatgatatcCTTATATCACCAGTTGAATTAACTAAGCTTCAAATTTTTAatctattgaaaaaaattattttacTTACACAAGCTTTACCACCATTACCAAGTAAGAAATTTCTAAGCATGAGATTGTTGTTCAACGATAAATGCCCAAACGACTATTATCCGGAATACTTTACTGACTGCACAAATTGTAAACCAGATTCAATCAGGATTCCAGTACCTGTTTATAACGATATTGTTGCAGATTGCGGTGGGGTAAATTCTGTACATCACAATGTAACCGCAAAGTTGGTTTCATTATCCACATTAACCAATTCCGATTATGAAAACGCAAATATTATCGATGTGGACCCATTTGAGATTTTTGGATGCAtgaaagaggaaaatgataaagaaaaggatGACATAATTAGCCTCAACACTCAAGTTTCTCAAGTGACAAAAGATTTATATGACATGTTAACGACTTACGAGAATCAAGTTCATGACGGCGAAACTCAAGTTCATATGAAATCCAATGACGCAAGTACAAAGGAAATCGAAGAGAATATTACTATCTCCTGCGAATGTAAAGCTGAGACCTACCTACCATATACCTCGTTAATAAAATGTCAGAAATGTCAAAAGTGGGTTCACAAAGTTTGTTATTCATACCAGTCAAACCCTCCAGATTTCCTATGCATTACATGTGCTGGAAATATCAGTTTGGATGACGATTTGCaaattttgttcaatattaGAAAACTAATAGCCTGCTATGAAAGCAACAACACATCACAAATAGTGTCTTTAACCACAGCGGCTGAACAAATTGGATTCACATCAACACAAATGTTGACGAACCAAAAGATCTCCAGAAGCGTTATAGACGCCTTTTCAGTTTTAATATACAAAGGACTACTTTCGTTTAAAGCCCAAAAGTCCTTCAACCATAACATTTTCagtgttgaatttgatggaCTTTTGGTAGAAAATAAGCCAATATCAATCGGCAAGTATTTTGTTCAACccaatttcaataacaGAAACACCATTAACAAATTActtgatttgaattttaaTAGGTCAAAATCGTTTCAGGAAATTTTAGCAGATTATAATCAATCTAATGATGAGACTATGGTTGAAGACGAAAATTACTCTGAAACTCTCTCCAAGTAtaagaagatgaaaatcAGCAAGTCCAaggatatttttcaaatttga
- a CDS encoding uncharacterized protein (PKUD0D00180; Pfam Domains: Voltage_CLC(3.2e-46)): MTTLSMCAKIYDKKELVGYFVMNEEVTKLYPTDEDLFKSFPSTVPVVTFREETASSEPNAKAIGKEIFNEGEYLDGQIIPWGKLDKLRQNENLHRVESSSSVLDRFVNRYNQWPIIILASVTLSLLAIFLDWSSTWLNDIKYGYCSTDVFKVRSACEPSSWKLYGGNHRGMAKSFADLVIVLICTVVLSFLGLMISSANSWIVKSGISELMAIIAGAVNNDFLNWSIILKKYVSLIFIVACGGLLLGYEGPLIHISCGVINFFLNFLSGQFHIFNNLNNEVVRREFLSIGFVIGISLAFGAPIGGLLFSLEKLKLGKRFHMLMWNGFVCSTIATFIFFKVHPFKKITINKAFTVDLANGYVLLELIPYLFVGLICGFLSLAFNSLQLRLTEFRKSSKCFSDSKAIQYLLDHPIAEITLLATITTTILYPLKFSDLTMNDLLVTLFHDCTDPNKSNNNSQSVCTAKHETLELIYYLVVIFIQSNLAYTLDIPGGILLPSLVIGGLIGRIIGRIVELFQIHLGSDIFAQCFQEKRNCVSPGSYAIVGAASFFAGVTNTSVAAVVIVFEITGAVTYLIPLMMGVVVAKSIVELFDSRGFYEMWLSKTHKNYLAPETVESLKLSPFSDVAILGALKESKNRIVYYDELIQIKEFIKKLDQIIEDNNFEKELINNDGFVVLQSVHNRSLVGFVDYASIDRLVRLNGHSDSTLISFSSPESEVNNTAVLNLSRYMKSRKELFIVNSRYPLLSTYDLMEKMLVTNLFVCEDTTDGEKFRGVLRISDLTDYIRG, translated from the coding sequence ATGACAACTCTTTCAATGTGTGCAAAGATATACGACAAGAAAGAGTTAGTTGGTTATTTTGTCATGAATGAGGAAGTGACAAAGTTATACCCAACAGATGAAGACCTGTTTAAATCTTTTCCGAGTACAGTTCCCGTAGTAACGTTTAGAGAAGAAACGGCATCTTCAGAACCCAATGCCAAGGCCATCGGTAAGGAAATATTCAATGAGGGTGAATATTTAGATGGGCAAATTATTCCTTGGGGAAAACTTGACAAGCTTAGGCAAAATGAAAACCTCCACAGAGTGGAATCGTCAAGCTCTGTATTGGATCGATTTGTCAACCGATACAATCAATGGCCTATTATCATATTGGCTAGTGTTACATTATCACTTCTAGCAATATTTTTAGATTGGTCCTCCACCTGGTTGAATGATATAAAATACGGATATTGCTCAACCGACGTCTTTAAAGTTCGTTCAGCTTGTGAGCCATCTAGCTGGAAATTGTATGGGGGGAATCATCGTGGCATGGCGAAATCCTTTGCAGATCTTGTCATAGTGCTCATATGCACTGTTGTATTATCATTTCTTGGTCTAATGATCTCTTCCGCAAACTCTTGGATTGTTAAAAGTGGGATCAGTGAATTGATGGCTATCATTGCAGGTGCAGTTAATaatgatttcttgaattggagtattattttgaaaaagtacGTCTCTCTAATATTCATTGTTGCATGTGGAGGGTTGTTGTTGGGCTATGAAGGTCCATTGATTCATATATCATGCGGTGttatcaacttttttttgaacttcCTGTCAGGCCAGTTCcacattttcaacaacctAAACAACGAGGTGGTCAGAAGAGAATTTCTCTCTATTGGATTTGTAATTGGTATCTCGTTAGCGTTTGGTGCACCAATCGGAGGGCTGcttttctctttggaaaaattgaaactcGGTAAACGATTTCATATGCTTATGTGGAATGGGTTTGTGTGCTCTACAATTGCaacatttatttttttcaaagtccATCCCTTCAAGAAGATAACAATCAATAAGGCATTTACGGTGGATCTTGCAAATGGTTATGTTCTCTTGGAATTGATACCATATCTTTTTGTCGGTCTTATTTGTGGATTTCTTTCATTGGCCTTTAATAGCCTACAGTTGAGACTAACAGAGTTTAGAAAATCGAGTAAATGCTTCTCGGATTCTAAAGCCATTCAATATCTGTTAGATCATCCAATAGCGGAAATTACCCTGCTTGCAACTATCACAACAACTATTCTATATCCATTAAAGTTCAGCGACTTGACGATGAATGATTTGCTAGTTACATTATTTCATGATTGTACAGATCCAAATAAaagtaataataatagcCAATCCGTCTGTACAGCTAAACACGAAACGTTAGAACTCATCTACTATTTGGTCGTTATATTTATTCAATCTAACCTTGCATACACTTTGGACATTCCAGGCGGCATCTTATTACCATCGTTAGTCATTGGTGGTTTAATAGGCCGAATCATTGGAAGAATAGTTGAactatttcaaattcacCTAGGGAGTGACATTTTTGCACAATGTTTCCAAGAGAAGAGAAACTGTGTGTCTCCTGGTTCTTATGCAATTGTTGGAGCTGCGTCATTTTTTGCTGGTGTCACTAATACATCTGTTGCAGCTGTAGTTATTGTTTTTGAGATCACGGGAGCTGTAACCTACTTGATTCCATTGATGATGGGTGTTGTGGTTGCTAAGTCGATTGTTGAACTTTTCGATAGTAGAGGATTTTATGAGATGTGGTTGTCTAAGACTCATAAGAACTATTTGGCGCCGGAAACAGTTGAATCTTTGAAGCTTTCGCCATTCTCTGATGTGGCTATATTAGGTGCTCTAAAGGAAAGTAAGAATCGTATTGTCTACTATGATGAACTTATTCAGATAAAAGAGTTTATTAAAAAGCTAGATCAGATaattgaagataataactttgaaaaagagCTTATAAACAATGATGGTTTTGTTGTTCTGCAATCCGTACACAATCGCTCACTTGTTGGGTTTGTAGATTATGCCAGTATTGATCGTTTAGTTAGATTAAACGGCCATTCGGACTCAACCcttatttctttttcaagcCCGGAAAGTGAGGTAAATAATACTGCTGTACTTAACCTAAGCAGGTATATGAAATCTAGAAAGGAGCTATTTATTGTCAACAGCCGATATCCACTATTGTCTACTTATGATTTGATGGAGAAGATGCTCGTCACCAACCTTTTCGTATGTGAAGATACTACAGACGGTGAGAAATTCAGGGGTGTTCTAAGGATATCTGACCTGACGGATTATATTCGAGGTTAG
- a CDS encoding uncharacterized protein (PKUD0D00190; similar to Saccharomyces cerevisiae YMR003W (AIM34); ancestral locus Anc_6.35): MLRTARSLPSLRLLYQSEIKSLHEPVKAATTYAFKSGDLFHTQTKLSVRHVHQTSKKETILLDISSHKGKYTSMNLQGLKMECRKRGLKVSGRKIDLVQRLIAQEQSGIENSRAYSGLSEQHSSDRSILPLEVKKQSSAKLSKKAEVKSGKSGKTKTNEQSITASKTRLSKKSTSKNENAKGQLSSQEANTRSDTTLEAEQEKHRLQSAISNAAFSVTNQHIVSNVLKKANEQSKEQIIEKSKKQIKARAKEQQRTHYEQSQRKHYNETKTREENQHENVRLTNRDIGFLSAFGVSTVAWWSMKE; encoded by the coding sequence ATGTTGAGGACAGCTAGATCGCTACCATCACTCCGCCTTCTTTATCAGTCTGAAATAAAATCTTTACACGAACCTGTTAAAGCAGCTACAACTTACGCTTTCAAATCAGGGGACTTGTTCCATACTCAGACAAAGTTATCAGTGAGACATGTTCATCAAACTTCTAAGAAGGAAACAATTCTTCTCGATATTTCCTCTCATAAGGGGAAATATACATCAATGAATCTACAAGgtttgaaaatggaatgTAGAAAAAGAGGTTTGAAGGTTTCTGGTCGTAAGATTGACCTAGTTCAAAGACTCATTGCACAAGAGCAATCAGGTATTGAGAATTCAAGAGCATATTCTGGGCTTTCTGAGCAACATTCTAGTGATCGTTCTATATTACCACTAGAAGTGAAAAAGCAAAGTAGTGCTAAGTTGTCGAAAAAGGCTGAAGTTAAGAGTGGAAAGTCAGGGAAAACTAAAACGAATGAACAATCAATAACAGCTTCAAAAACTAGATTGTCGAAGAAAAGCAcatcaaaaaatgaaaatgccaAGGGTCAACTTAGCTCTCAAGAGGCAAATACCCGCTCAGATACCACACTCGAAGCTGAACAAGAAAAGCATCGCCTACAGAGCGCAATAAGCAATGCAGCGTTTTCTGTTACCAACCAGCACATTGTTTCAAATGTTCTCAAAAAAGCCAACGAACAATCTAAAGAGcaaattattgaaaaatctaaGAAACAGATAAAAGCAAGGGCCAAAGAACAACAAAGAACACACTACGAACAAAGCCAACGGAAACACTACAACGAAACTAAAACACGTGAAGAAAACCAGCATGAGAATGTCAGACTGACAAATAGAGACATAGGATTCTTATCTGCGTTTGGTGTCTCTACTGTGGCATGGTGGTCTATGAAGGAATGA
- a CDS encoding uncharacterized protein (PKUD0D00200; similar to Saccharomyces cerevisiae YOL049W (GSH2); ancestral locus Anc_7.82) → MTQKDFPVLNDQKLQELVHEVSQFGLSNGLVMYPPAPYKDYEPVLAPITIFPTPFPRKQFEKSYDIQKSYNKLYANVVSEKKWLEGIIEKLSIHDKPFTGKLWDCYQKALEKGIPQDVSLALTRSDYMYDETLNLIKQVEYNTVSVSFGGLSPKVGQAHTYLNKIGAYTGVPLSQYYEENELPISESDKKLARGLHSGVKYYNDKYLKGENKSIVLMVVQPSERNAFDQRSIEYNLLNEFNVLTKRVELPSVSRLVHIDPNSRKLFYQGYEVSVVYYRSAYGPAEFDLPETWRCRSMLESTLAIKCPSLLTQLSGSKKVQQLLTKQDNLSLFLNDKEIESLGDSFCKIYPLDDSEDGSLAKKLAFESPEKFVLKPQREGGGNNIYKEEIPLFLKSIQENEWEAYILMELINPKIHENLILRNGEVLNDGIVSELGVFGSYLFNENTGEIIDNQVCGHLLRSKTSSSNEGGVAAGYGCVDNMYLY, encoded by the coding sequence ATGACCCAGAAGGATTTCCCGGTTTTAAATGACCAAAAGTTGCAAGAACTAGTCCATGAAGTGAGCCAATTCGGATTATCAAATGGCTTAGTAATGTATCCACCTGCTCCATACAAGGACTACGAACCCGTTCTGGCACCTATTACTATATTCCCAACGCCGTTTCCACGgaaacaatttgaaaaaagttACGATATTCAGAAAAGCTACAATAAACTATATGCTAACGTTGTTTCTGAGAAAAAATGGTTGGAGGGTATCATTGAGAAGTTATCAATTCATGATAAACCTTTTACTGGAAAACTATGGGATTGTTACCAAAAGGCTCTGGAAAAAGGTATTCCTCAAGATGTTTCTCTTGCTTTGACGAGATCGGACTATATGTATGATGAGACCTTGAACTTAATAAAACAGGTGGAATATAACACTGTGAGTGTTTCGTTTGGTGGATTGAGTCCAAAGGTTGGCCAAGCACACACTTACTTAAACAAAATAGGTGCCTACACTGGTGTGCCACTATCCCAATACTATGAAGAAAACGAGCTACCAATAAGTGAAAGTGATAAAAAATTGGCACGAGGACTTCATTCTGGGGTTAAATATTACAATGACAAGTACTTAAAAGGGGAAAACAAGTCAATTGTTCTAATGGTTGTCCAGCCATCTGAAAGGAACGCATTTGACCAGAGAAGCATCGAATATAATTTACTCAATGAATTCAATGTTCTCACTAAAAGGGTGGAATTGCCAAGTGTCTCGAGGTTGGTTCATATCGATCCAAACAGTCGTAAATTGTTTTATCAGGGGTATGAAGTATCTGTCGTTTATTACAGATCGGCATATGGACCAGCAGAATTTGATTTACCAGAAACATGGAGATGTAGAAGCATGCTCGAATCCACTTTAGCCATCAAGTGTCCTTCCCTGTTGACCCAATTGAGCGGCTCAAAAAAAGTACAACAGCTATTAACTAAGCAGGACAATCTATCACTATTCTTAAATGATAAGGAAATTGAGTCGCTAGGCGATTCATTCTGTAAGATCTATCCGTTGGATGATAGTGAAGATGGTAGTCTAGCCAAGAAGTTAGCATTTGAAAGCCCGGAAAAGTTTGTGTTAAAACCACAAAGAGAGGGTGGGGGCAATAATATCTATAAGGAAGAAATACCATTGTTTCTTAAATCTATCCAAGAAAATGAATGGGAAGCATATATTTTGATGGAACTGATTAATCCTAAAATCCATGAAAATCTAATATTAAGAAACGGTGAAGTGTTGAACGATGGCATAGTTTCAGAGTTGGGTGTATTCGGTAGTTATCTgttcaatgaaaatactgGTGAAATTATTGATAACCAGGTTTGTGGCCATCTACTGAGATCGAAAACTAGTTCAAGTAATGAAGGTGGTGTTGCTGCAGGCTATGGCTGTGTTGACAATATGTACCTCTACTAA